The Populus alba chromosome 13, ASM523922v2, whole genome shotgun sequence genome contains the following window.
GATCAGGTGCGGCAACTGGCAATCGtgttccaaagaaaaaaataaaactttaccATTCTGAGGAGTCTTgactgattaaataaattaattttttttaaacaatataagcaaaaaaataaaatttttaaaaaaattgtgatctataaagaaattgagaaaaaaaaacttttttcaaaagccaaaaaacaatattatttaactttcaaccaattaaatataaaaatatgaaattgggtaaaaataaaggataaaaaaccaAGTGTGAATCAACCCAAAATAGCATAATAGACATGTAATTTGAGCAATAAAAGGTGAGTCAACCCGAATTAACCAATTAAAATCGTATTCTAAGTCATCAGGTTGGGATatcttaatagaaaaaaatcaaagaaaatcacaaagctatgtttatatatatatatatatatatatatattttgaatagtaaaattagaaaataaaaattagctaAAAAAATGCCAACCcctattaatttttcaaactcgtgatccAAGTCATTAAATCGAAAACACCATTTATGATAAACTATTGCTAGAATGGACActatcatattattatttgttgttgCTACACACAAGAACTGGAAAGTATTCTAGTTAATCGTTAAGTTAATATTCTTAAATGGTATTTTGCAGGAGGAGATTTATGTGGAACAACCAGTTGGATTTGTGATTCAAGTAAAAGAAGATAACGCCTACTTGCTAGAGAAAACTCTTTATAGATTGAAGCAAACACTAAAAGCTTGATATAACAGAATTGATGACTATCTGATAAGCTTTAGCTTTTTGAAAAAGCTTGTCTGAGGCAACTCTCTATGTAAAGAAGAATAATAGTGATATTCTCATAATATCACTCTATATTAATGACCTTATAGTGATGGGAAACAATGCACATCAAGTTGAAGAATTCAAGCAAAAAATGATGCAAGCTTTTGAAATGACTGATGTTGGCCTCATAACATATTTCTTGGAATGAAAATCAAGCAAAGCAAGAATGAAATATTTATCTGCTATAAGAAatatgcaaaataaattttgaagaaatttcatATGGAGAATTGTAAACCATTAGCCACtccaatgaatgaaaaaaaaaatttcagcaaagaaaatgaaaccaaTAGAGTTGATGAAGCAAAAATCAAAGGCTTAATTGGTTGCTAGATGTATCTAACAACAACCAGACTTGATATACTCTATGCTACAAGTTTTCCATCTCATTTCATCCATTATCCAAGTGAAATACATTTATAAGCAACCAAACTAAttctaaaatacattaaaagaaCTATCAGTTTTGATGTTCAGTTTTAAAGGAGTCAAAACTTAAAATTGTATGGCTTCTCTTACAGTGATTGTGGATGATTTATTAATGACATGAAAAGCACTTTTGGATTACATTTCAATCAAGGATCATGAATGTTTTCATGGTCAACCAAGAAGTTGGACATTTTTGGCACAATCCACTATAGAAGCTAAATTCattgcaacaacaacaacaatgaatcAAGCATTATGGCTTCAAAAGATTCTATGTGATTTGCACATGGAGCAGAAGGAAATTACAGATATCtcaataaacaatcaaatatttgTAGCAATTTCTTACAATACAGTGTTGtatgaaaaaaccaaatattttaatatcaaatttcacTTTTTATGAGAAGTGTAAGAAAATGGTGATGTTATGTTGATCAACTAGAACACTTATTTACTAAACCTCTTCCAATAAGCATGTTTGAGCTCCTAAGACAGAAGTTGGAATTATTAATTCTTAAAGCAAGAAAGAGTATTGAAGATTGTATAAGGACTACCATGTTAACTTTATGTTATATTAGGGTTGTCGTATTTTGTAGAAATTGTTGGTTTGTTAGTTTGTTAGCATATTATAGCATGATTCATTGCTATTAGTTAGTATTTAAGTTTTTACTTTTACTATATATTTGTAACGATgtctattaatttattaagcCATCAATTATCTCCAGATTGAAATACAACCAGTATTCTTTTACTCAAGTTGTCATGAACTTATTTCtcacttaaaaattataactgtGGCTACTTTTGAGCACTGTAATCCTTCGCCTTCTAAGGAGGCTCCGCCATCATGTGTCCTCCAAAACCACTCCGATACAAAGGATGTAGAATCCAAACTGCACATTCTAATGTTCCATTTAGGTGAGCAGCCAGCAGAGAACATCACGCAACTTATACAGTCAGAATTTTAGCTAAGCGTTTCCATTGAAATTAATGTTATTGAcctcaaaaacttaaatcaagTGAGGCATTGAATTTCTGAATCGATATAATGCTTTGGTTTGAAGCAATGTAGGCGCCTGGATTTTCAGCGCAAATGGTGTTACTCGTTTTAAGggagaaaagagaggaaaacaaaaatgcttTCAGATCGTGTCTCATTATTAGTACTGTTAATTGAAATGGCTAAAATCTGACACCAGCTTTTCCATTTCTGTGTTTCAGATTGTGGTTGTTTATGTGCAAGGGGCATCGCCAAGAAAGAATATGTATGCCATAGAGCATGCAGAACTTGTTGCAAGAAATGCCGGCGTGTTCCACCAGGTTCCTATGGCAACAAGCCCAGGTGCCCTTGAATTTTACACAACCATGTAGTTTCTGAAGAGCAGGACATTCAAGTGCCTTTTGAGTGTTGATTCTATTATTTCCTAGCTGGTTAATCAATGTGTACCTAACAAGGGAGTAAAATCAAGCTatgctttaaaatttataaggcCTCATTGAGAGGAATTGTTGCAGAATTGGAAgacaaaacaatatattttttcttgttataaaTTATTACCATATCTCTATTCATACTTTGTATGTGTTTTGTCAATTCTGTTCGAACTTTTCTGctattttcctttcaaattagttaggaagaaggaaaagattCTGCACTTCCTATAGTGGTAATGTGGTTACCACTCAAATCAGGTGGCCATTACGAATGCATAAAATCCCCAGTCTTTTTGAgctccttcttttctttataatatcAGAGCAAGTCACAGTCACAAGTAAATGTGGAAATTGCAGAAGAAAGCATCTGCTATGTCATATGTTATCTCATTTCGAAAATCAAGGTAAAAAAAGTTTGTAGTATTGCAGAACTAGTAAATGGCATCGAACAGAAACTAAGTAATAGGATCATGTTATTACCTTAGTAGATACAACCGAGTATAGAGTACGGACTGGACTGGAGAGACTGGAAGCAGAAGATGACAGAAACCAAATTTAAAGAACAACATGGGATCTTTGTCCAAGACTTGTCCCTTCTTGGAAAACTAAATATATGCATCAATAAAGAACTAAACTAGAAATCCTCTTTTGTGCTCTCCAAGTTTTATTCTTCTACTATTCATAATAAATTCGTAACCTGAGCTTATCATAGATATTGATTAGCCAGGTCTGCGAGAGAATATGAATTAATTCAGGGGCACTTGTGTCTACCCCCATGGGTGGTCATGTTGGCATAGCAAGGGCAGGTATCTTCGTTGCCAGAAGTTCCAGGTGGAACGCAATTGCACCTCTGACAGCATGTGTTGCAAGCCCTTATGCACATTTTGTGCCTCGATGCCTTGCTGCACCTGTATTCACACTTGGACTTGCAATCTGGATGGTTAAAGCAGACATTTTAAATGATCactcatatcattttttatatgttcaAGGTTgaacaaatctgtgtaaaatGATTGTAGTTCAAATACTTGATGACTGATTCAAATTCTAAAGACTCGAGATTCCAGTCTTGTATCTGATATTTCAATTAAGTTTGTGCTATGTCTGCTAACTATATAGTTAATGGAACATGACTTGCTCTTAATTTAGGGCCAAAATGGTGTTTCTTCAGCTTTCAGATGATTTAAAGagaggaggaaaagaaaaagaaaaagtaagaCACGATACATCACAAATCATGCATGATGTTGGTCATCCAGAATTCAGGCTTGTTAGGTATTTCAGTTTTCAGATGCTACAAAACTGCGAGCACAGAACCTGATCAACCATTCATAAAttccaaattgaataaaaaagattcGTACaaaattttcccttttttcttaaTGACAGAAACAAGATAAATATTCAATGTCAAATTGATTAGATCATAAATGAATGAATCCAATTATAAGAGAAGCTCTTACTTATTTTCCCAGCTTCAACAGTACGGATCTGGAGCTGAAATGtcaagtgaaaaaaaacttCAGAAACAAATAATCaccacaattatatataaaatagttttttcctctctttataGAATGCCTATTTCATATCAACAGTACATTATAGACATTAGGTCAAGGTGAGCTTTTGAGATTGTTCAAGCCACAACATTCCCAATTTGTTTACGATACCAAGCATGAAACTTCTTTAATCTTTATCTTCACCATGTTAGGAATTCAAGAAACCTTAACACGGGGTCCGAAAAAGGGTTCAGGGACGCTAGGCCAGTTTTAGAATAACAAGAGTGCAGCAGCAGGTACTGATCAGTCCTGAAAGCACCATTCATATCTATTGCCCTACAAAATACTCAATAAAGGTGGCGTATTTCTTTAAACTGTTCCTCTCAGGACCGCattttcaatgaaattaaaGCTGAATATATGACTGTCCTTTTATTCCAATATTTTTGGAAGAATATTTGATTAGACAAAGCAAGAACTAACTCAAGAAAACGGGGCTGGGCTGGCCATTAATATGGTGTTTGTGAGGCTATACATGGATAACTATCGAATCAAAGGAAAATGATCCACAAACATAAATGATGGGAGAAAAATCACGAGTGCTGATAATGTTCACAATCGAACAGAAAGTAAGAACATTTACCTCATGCATTAGGACCAGGCAAAGCATTGCCAAGATAAATGTTGTCTTGGCACTGACCATTTCCAACTTTCTTAGGACAGGAAAACGCTTCAAAATAGAGAGAGCAGAAACACAGAAAAGGCAGGTTGAGGCTGGGGTGCTAGGAACCTGAATTATAGTAGTATTTATAAAGGTGAAGTTGCCTTTCACGTACTTGCATCGCAATTATAGTGTGATCTCCAACAAACTTCCCTGTTCTGTGGTTCCAGTACTGTAATGGCAAATTAATATCTCAGATGTCAAAATTCACGGGTTCAGACAATATTGAAAGCCTTACAGTTAAGAGATAGGCTGTCTATCTGATGTTTTGGACTTGTACGTATAACTAGTTAGTGTTTGTTTTCACgtcgtgatttttttaaaaaaattatttttttatgtgaaaaaatattaaattgatttttttatgtatttttgaataattttgatgttttattattgaaaataaaaaatataaaaaatatatttttaattgaaaacacttttaaaaaatattatacaccacaatatcaaatacacaaagtTAACAGGCATGAGCATTCTTTTTCAAAGGTCTCGGGTTCAAACCTTCCATTTATAATAATAGGAAAAACTaatctaattaaatagaaaCTCACTCGTTAAAATCAAATCTTACATCCTCAGAAGATAAGAGGGATCactcaaaaaagaaatatatagttACAATGTTAggaatgagaaaataaatacatgCTTAATGCTTAAATATTCTACATTAATTTACAAACAATCTACAAATGCACAACCTTAGAATACGTATACCGTAGTCCAATATCCACAAATACATGTACATACGTATAAGCATGCACATTGCAGTTGTCTTGAGGGAAATGAGTGCCAATGCTTGTTTGTATTCTTTTGCCGGCAACAAGTAGATGTAATGTGTGATAAATGAAACTAAAAAGCTGGATCACTGCATGCAACCTCAACCAAGTCTGCCACTCTTTTTGCTTTTGAACTAATTTTCATCGATAATGTCAACTGATGTAGAAATATAACCCTAACGGGAAGAAATACTCCTTTCTGTCCATCCTGAGAAATGTTATGTATCGAGCTGTGTCTCTATTTAGTAATTGAAACCGCCTTTGCCATAGGAGCATGGTAAAGTTTATAGTTTTAGCAAGGGCTACAGTCTTTTTAGGGTTCTTTTAGGCTGCAACTTGCTGCTTATAGTTGGATGGTCCGTGTTGCTTTTTAACAATCAAGGGAGATACAACTTTGCATTAGCTGGACAGTTTTAGCACATTGATGGGCGCAGAAGAAGGTGATTTGATGGGATTAGGACGTGCAAATAATTTGTCCTCTTATTTGCTGAAAATCTCAAGGGAAATAGGATCCTTCGAGCTATGCAAATGTTATCAGCAACACAGTTACAATCATGGGGCTGGGTTTGAAATGTGTGTTCAACTTATTAAAGAAACAGAGTACACTGTAGAACACACTCCAATTGCTGAGGTTAAAAACATGTATTCCCAAGGTGACTTAATATACATTAATCTGTAATACATCAAGAATGTGTATTCAACGTGACATACATACAATTTTTTAACAGAACTTTACTGATAACATTGTATTGGTATGCAAAAAATGGTCGAAATTTCAACTCTAAAACCGCGCCCAGCACCTTGTGCATTGTGCGATACAATCTCCCTTGCAATCAACATTGTATCCCAAAGCTTTTGGGTTTCGAAGAAGAAGCTTTTGCAGGGATTTTCCTTTTATTCCCCAATCTTTCTCCAGGATCTTCACATTAGTTTTCAATTCTTGTTCAAGGCTACAACCAAGGACTTCAGGGAACTTTTTGAGCAACTTAAAGAGGTCATCTTCTGAAAGACCAAGGCTCCTCAGATAATCCAACGTTTCACAAACAGTTTCAAATTTGGGGACTTCTAGTTTTCGTTGTTCACCCCAGTAAGGAGAATGGACGTGACCAAATGCTTTTCCAAGTATCTTGTCTTTCTCCTCAGCGTTGAAATTAAATGCAGACAGAGCTTCTCTGCATGCTTCCCATGTCTTCCTGTCTTCATTACTAAAAGTTGTGTTGTCAGCCTGTGCAGTAGATTGAATTGCCCACTTCCTAGGAGAAAAATGGGAGGTACAGTATCCTCGGGTTACATTTGATGGAAGAGCTAAGGAGTTCACGTTCAGACAACCAGCATTAGGAGCAGCTGTTACAAGATCAGGCTGCAATCAGAAGTTAGAATTTTCCAATTTATTGGCCGAAAAATTTacaatgcattaaaaaaagacaattacACTGCCTTCAGGAAATAACCTTTCCATTTCAAAACCAAGCCTCCAATCAATTGCACGTGAAGAACAAAATGGCAACCCATGTAAGAGGACAGATGAAAATAGAATTCTCAGAAACAAATTAGAACTATTTAACAAACacaattgatttgaaatgtCTATACATTGCAAATATCTGGAAGGAATTAATTTCTCCAAAAAAATTGGCCACGCAAAAAATGCAAATACAGTTTCTAGGGCTTAATCTGGGTAACCTGTATGATTAGGTATGGACGTTCTAAATGTTTGGTGCTATATGATTAGGTATGGACGTTCAAAAAGACATGCCTGCGTGTCtttatatcaagaatataaaaatttttgGTCCCTGTCATGTTTATTTTCATGGCCTTGCCTTGATTCCACTGGACAGCTAATCTAAAACTTCAGTGTCTAGTAGTTGTAGGAGACCACCAGTTATCATGGCACTATGAACTATTGGGCAGCTTTGGCTGAAACAGATTTATGGATGGTTCTTGGTTCTTAGATATACATACTAAAGTATCTCAATCCGTTCCTCtttcaaactttaattttgaaatactaaACTTTAAGCTACTGGGGCCAACTAGCTACTGGAATGAGATATATTCAACCAATGTCTCCCATAGCAGGAATGTCATTCAAATATCAAGATGTTACATGTACTGTCCAGTGAATAGTTTGCTCTCACACTCTTGTTCTTAACAAGTCAAAACACAATATTCATAATCATGTTTTTAGTCTCATAAGCAATTTACAAGCTGATTTGGCTCACAAGGCAGTTGAAAATAGCATAAAGGGTATGTGCACCCGTGCATCCAGGAATCAATTTAGGAATGAGACACAAAATGGTTCTTACAGTAACACAGCTTGAGCGTGCTGCAGAATCAAATGTCAAGAGAGGGGAAGCCAGTGATCTTCCTAGCATCCCTGCACTGtccaacaagaagaaaaggaggagtaCTTAGTTagacaaaatgaaaaagagGCCAAGTGAAATAAGCAAcgaaattttatgaaaagaagagaaaggcaggagtaaaaaatattatgactgCTATATTACTATTAACGTTACTGTGGTTTTTATGTTatgattattaaattcattatattataaatatcattaaaatttcTCCCCTGATAGAACATCTAATTTCCTAAACTCAACTTTACTCAACAAAGCATTAATAGCAGCcatatttttcagttttgcATTACATCTGCGTAGCATCCATCCCATTATCAATTGTTCGACTGAGCATCAATCCAAACTAGTGCGACTAtggttaaataaattatgttgagATACCTAACATATATATGATGGATGCTCTGTTCATTTCTAACATCAGCCACAACATTTCTCTGGGAATGTTAGCGTTACTGTAGCTGTATGCTGCAGTTTAAGATATATGACATTAAGCACAAAACAATCCGCTTTTGGAACATGCCACATTCCACTTCCTTTATTCAGGCTTCCAACAGCAGTGTTAAGATATATGACATTAAGCACAAGACAACCAAATTATTCTCCCCTGTTAATAATTAAACTAGTAAGATTTTTCTATGTAGCAAACTAGTTATGCTTTGCCAGGACCACAAACTGATGCAGCATTGCATTAATTGTGATAAGATTTGAGCATAAAGAGCCCATCCACTGgtaatgtgtgtgtgttctgacAGGAGAACTACACTGAAATAAGCTACACTGAtcatactaaaaacaaaaatggtcTCCCTTCACTcctgtaagatttttttttttttcttttggaagaaTTTGAAcctattttattcaattaactaGGAAAagatggaggaaaaaaaaaaaaaaactgcactAGACCACTCATTGAGTCATTCCCgtgtaaaaacaattattttagtCTCACAGGAGGGATATGTTAGAAATGAAAACTTTTGATAATGGATCAGCTAGAGCACAGAATCATATCAGAAAATCACGAAAACTTGCTTTCAAGGCAGAGATTTTAGTCATGAGTTACATGAGAAACTTCTTTtcagaaagaaatttaattgcAAGTTGGGTATTTTACagagaaaatagagaaataCACATCCATGTATTTCCAATCTCCAAGGTAGCAAATACCCATCAAACAAATTctacatatatacatacatttTGCATTCACAGAAACAACAAGAGGCAGCATTTAACaaccaaagaaaataaaaaaatcaaacccacTAATAATAAGAATTGACCATCTTTATTTCTAACATAAAGCTCCAATCTTGCACCCAATTACATAAATCCTAGAATGTTTTATATCAATTCACTATTatgtaagttaaaaaaataatgaaaagaacaGAAATATTAGAGAGATAGCCAAGTTAAGCTAATATAAGCTAAGCAGAAagggataagaaaaaaaagaaaaagatcaagAATTGAAATTGTATGGTAATCGTAAAGTAGTAGAAAATTATTCACAAGCAAGATGATACGTACCTGAATGGAGGAAATAATGTTCAATTTCTTGACACCAAGACAGAGAGGCTGATGTATGAGAGTGTGTTTTTGGATGTTCGGCCACGGATATGAGGAGGCAACAGACAAGGAAACCCTGTCCTTACGTTATACCCAACAGCTAACTTCCCGTCTTTCGCTAACTTatggtttattcttttttctttttttttttcaattgaccTGCAAGGGAATTTTCACATTAGTTTATACACTAGATTTGTTGCGggcttgataaaaaaatattttccatgtaagaaaaataatttaggaaaaaaaatcaaaaaattctCAGGCTATTAAAAGATCacttgataatttaaataatataatcatatatatatatatatatctcaaatTGAAATATGATAGGGTTTAAATGTACTAGTGTAAAGAAATatgatataaatgaaaaaatgatcGCGCATATATAATTTAACAAGGGGATGCTCATTAATTAATCCATAAgggaataaaataaatggaaatttATGTTATAGATTGGAAATTTTGATGAAAGAATACTtacaactattttattttataaaccttATGTATACAAGAtgtcataatttttattatcttatatttaattatggGTATCTTTATTAAGTGTTCATGAAAGTAGGAAATGGTAAGGTTGAgactattttttagaaaaaaagatattctCTATTTTTCATGTCAGTAATTATTGAAAATacacaaattatattaaaaaattgggGTGGTGTAGGTTAATCTAAGGATATATACCTTTATTgatgaacccaaaaaaaaaaaaaaaaccaaatataatgTGAGATAGTAACCAAGAatctcttattaaaaaaaaaagtcccaatttaatattttttttaatacaattttatttcttttggggattttaattattagtatttGAGATATCATTAGATAACAAGAAGAGATGGgcccttaaaaaaattaatattattttatttttttctctttggatTTTAATATTACTAGTCTTCAGTGACCAATTCTAAACTtcttttttagagttttgattgttaaaataaattacaaataagatATTATATAAGTTAGACGTGATTTAATAagcttattttatattgtttaagattttattgatgtaaaaatagttatatcaatgaaaaatgagcttaatatatatatatatatatatattaaaatttattaatattttaatatatttattaa
Protein-coding sequences here:
- the LOC118035528 gene encoding cypmaclein-like, with the translated sequence MVSAKTTFILAMLCLVLMHELQIRTVEAGKINCKSKCEYRCSKASRHKMCIRACNTCCQRCNCVPPGTSGNEDTCPCYANMTTHGGRHKCP
- the LOC118035527 gene encoding uncharacterized protein → MLGRSLASPLLTFDSAARSSCVTPDLVTAAPNAGCLNVNSLALPSNVTRGYCTSHFSPRKWAIQSTAQADNTTFSNEDRKTWEACREALSAFNFNAEEKDKILGKAFGHVHSPYWGEQRKLEVPKFETVCETLDYLRSLGLSEDDLFKLLKKFPEVLGCSLEQELKTNVKILEKDWGIKGKSLQKLLLRNPKALGYNVDCKGDCIAQCTRCWARF